A single window of Nicotiana sylvestris chromosome 3, ASM39365v2, whole genome shotgun sequence DNA harbors:
- the LOC104218565 gene encoding cytochrome P450 71AU50-like yields MALIWTTLILALVIYMFHKLLNIKNRKKLPPGPIGIPILGHLHLIGKNAHQDLYKLAKKYGPFMYLRLGLVPTIIVSSPETVEKVLKTYDHVFASRPHNEASQYISYGQRNLIFSKYGSYWRNMRKLCTLQLLTSQKVNSYQSSRKEEVYILVKSIKQAAQDGVAVDLSAKVSSLNANLSCLMVFGKKFMDEDLDKRGFKSIVQEVAHLAVTPNLGDFFPYLGVLDLQGLTGRLKALSKFFDEFLEKIIEEHVQSKEQRETEDFVDTMMAIMQSGEAGFEFDRRHVKAILLDMLTASMDTSATSVEWILSELLRHPQVMKKLQKELEEVVGLDRMVEESDLENLKYLDMVIKEALRLHSVAPLLNHESIEDCVVDGFFVQKGSRIIVNVYAAQRDSNAWPEPDKFFPERFVESNVDLRGHDFQLLPFGSGRRSCPGMQLGIIIVRLVVAQLVHCFDWELPNGMQPSELDMSEQFGLVTYRAKHLMAVPTYRLHYN; encoded by the exons ATGGCTTTAATATGGACTACACTTATACTAGCTCTAGTCATATACATGTTCCATAAGTTGCTAAACATCAAAAACAGGAAAAAACTTCCACCAGGTCCAATAGGAATTCCAATTTTGGGACACCTCCACTTAATAGGTAAAAATGCACACCAAGATTTGTACAAATTAGCCAAGAAATATGGCCCTTTTATGTACTTGCGACTTGGGTTGGTACCAACAATTATTGTTTCTTCCCCTGAGACAGTTGAAAAAGTCCTCAAGACTTATGATCATGTATTTGCTAGTAGACCTCATAACGAGGCCTCTCAATATATAAGTTATGGCCAAAGAAACTTGATTTTCTCCAAATATGGATCTTATTGGAGGAACATGAGAAAATTATGTACTTTGCAACTTCTGACTAGTCAAAAGGTTAATTCATATCAATCTTCAAGAAAGGAAGAAGTTTACATTTTGGTTAAATCAATCAAACAGGCTGCTCAAGATGGTGTTGCTGTTGATCTTAGTGCTAAAGTTTCATCCTTGAATGCAAACTTGAGTTGTTTAATGGTTTTTGGTAAAAAGTTTATGGATGAAGATTTGGACAAAAGGGGTTTTAAATCTATAGTTCAAGAAGTTGCACATCTAGCTGTAACACCAAATCTtggtgatttctttccttatcttGGTGTTTTAGACCTTCAGGGACTTACTGGTAGGCTAAAGGCTCTTTCAAAGTTTTTTGATGAGTTTCTTGAGAAGATTATTGAAGAACATGTTCAGTCTAAGGAACAGAGGGAAACTGAGGATTTTGTAGATACCATGATGGCCATTATGCAATCTGGTGAAGCTGGATTCGAGTTTGATCGTCGCCATGTCAAAGCTATTCTATTG GACATGCTTACGGCGTCAATGGACACTTCAGCAACATCAGTAGAATGGATACTCAGTGAGCTACTTCGGCATCCTCAAGTGATGAAGAAACTACAAAAAGAGTTAGAAGAAGTTGTAGGCCTGGACAGAATGGTAGAAGAATCAGATTTAGAGAATTTAAAGTACTTAGACATGGTAATAAAAGAAGCCCTGAGGCTGCATTCAGTTGCACCATTACTGAATCATGAGTCCATAGAAGACTGCGTGGTCGATGGCTTCTTCGTACAAAAGGGATCGCGAATCATTGTGAACGTATATGCAGCTCAAAGGGATTCTAATGCCTGGCCTGAACCAGACAAGTTTTTCCCAGAAAGATTTGTTGAGAGTAATGTAGATCTTCGTGGACACGACTTTCAACTTCTACCATTTGGCTCTGGTAGAAGAAGTTGTCCTGGTATGCAGTTGGGGATCATAATTGTTCGCCTTGTGGTCGCGCAATTGGTGCACTGCTTTGATTGGGAACTTCCAAATGGTATGCAGCCTAGTGAATTGGACATGAGTGAGCAATTTGGGTTAGTGACTTATAGAGCCAAGCATCTGATGGCAGTTCCTACATATAGACTTCACTATAACTGA